aaaaaaaaaaatcttgctgttTCCTAAAGGGATCATAAAATGAGGCATCTGTGAATGGCCTAGACAATGTCTTTGCCAGAAGAAAATGCAGGCTTTGTCATGCTAAGAGTCATTGGTGGGCTCCTCTACTTCGTGCTAAAGGGAAGTGGGGTCCCTGCCATTGCCTCTTAACCAGTATCACCCAGCCACCCTGCAGGGGGAAGTTAGCATGTTCAGTGCATACTAGCCCTCTGACTCATTCTACAGTTAGAAGAAAAGTCAGTTCTGAAGGTGAGGGTGGCATTTGACATTGCTGTAGTGCCCTGCCTTTGCTTGGAGCCCAAGACTTGCTCTACCATTGCCAGAACACATGGCTTCACCAGtactgtgtgtattttttttctttgcctagcAGTATGATAAGCAGCATTGCAAGTTacttcaagcaaaatgaaattgtgGTAAAATTCCAGTATTTTCTATATGAATCACCTTCCCACCAAAACCCCTTGTGGTTTTCTAAGTAAAATTCCCTCCCTCAAATGGCTTCGTGCTTTCCACAGACGGGAACCTCCAGGGCCTGTCAGGGCAAAGTCTGTCCTGCTATTTCTGATGTTTTTCAACTTTTCCAGGCCTGGAGGCAAAGACAGACATCCATAAGCATAATGTTAGCATATGCTTTCCTTAAGCCTTATTAAAGGAAGTGATTCTAGACATTGCGGACAAAGATGGGACAATTACTAGTGTCCTGACAGTTGCAGCCCATGCTCCACTCCACCCTGTGCTTGTTTGGTGTGAAACTGCATCTTCACCACATCATTggacaaaaattatttttcaaagacAGTCTTCAGAGACATGGGAAGAACATTCCTTATACCATTTACTCACTTTTGTTGGCCCTGGCCTCTGGGGCCCCTGTCATCGGGGTCTCTGGCGGCAGGATCGTCCCAGTCCAAGCTTCCCCTGTCCTGTGCAGTAAGACCCCAGAATGGGGGTGACTTGTTTGAGCCCCTTAGTGATGTGTATGTTCCCCCCCTTCCTTTTTAGCTCCCAGGAGGCAAAGAGTCCGAAGATGGAACTACACAGCCACTCAGATGTCCCTTTCCAGATGCTGGATGGCAACAGTGGTCTGAGTTCTGAGAAGATCAGCCACAACCCCTGGAGCCTGCGGTGCCACAAGCAGCAGCTGAGCCGCATGCGCTCCGAGTCCAAGGACCGAAAGCTCTACAGTATCCTTGTTGTTCTGCCGCAGCGTCCTCTACTGGCACCACGAGTCCTGTGTTGGGGCTCCCTCCAGGCCCAGGGCTAAGGCCcctctctgtgcagggacccctcttttattttcctcttccttcctcataGGTTCCTCTTCCTCTGGGTGTCACCTTTCTTACTTTCATCAACATGaatttgtcttttctgtttttgGGGGCTGATAAAACTGAAGCTTAAAACTTAGCCATCTAgaccagtgctgtccaatagagcTTTCTGTGATGACGGAACTGTTCTATATCTGTGCTCTCCAACAGCCACCAGCCACTTTGACAGCTGAAATATGACAcctgtgactgaggaactgaactttttattttaattaaaaattaaattgaaataGTACCATGTGGCTAGCGGCTGTCATATTGTGATTAGAATAAGGGAGCTGTGTGTGCGCAAGTGCCCGCGCACGTGCTGTTTCTCCCCGCCCAAAGGATAATCAGGAGTTAAAACGTAATATGCTCGATTTTGgtgggggtttttttggtttaaagataaATAACCCTCCGCGTGTAACATAAGAATAGTTTTAAGATATTAAAGGTGAAGTTTTATGGAATGGGTATTTTTATATCATTTAGTGTTTTGAAGCAGTGGACAAATGATGCAGAGCAGCTGACGGGAAGTGTGCTGAGCTCTTCGTATGCGTTGGCTCAGTAAATCTTTATAGCAATCTTGTGAGGGAGGAATGATGGTTATtcacattttacaggtgaggaaatggaagcacagagaggttgagtGTTTGTCAGGAGCCAGTGATTGGCTGAGGCAGGATTCAAGAGCCTGTGCTGGGAGCACAGGAAGCTATTTCTGCAGCCACCTTCAAGTTTTATCATCACTTGCTTATAGGTTACAGCATGCTAAGAGATTTATCAAAGTCCCAGTAgaattttttttgaacatttgattgttgtttaggtgaaagtttacagagcaaattagtttcccattcaacaatttacacACAgcttgttccgtgacattggttgcaaacccctgaatgtgttagcactctccctgcttcctccctgggttccttgTGTCTGTTCACCCTGCTTTCTATCCCTCCtgtccttctgaactttgcttttgtgCAGATGCTGCCCTTTAGGTCTTGTACAGTTGGTTATTCTGAGGTGTACATCCCTCACTGgtggtattgttcattttataggtctgtctattGTATGGCTATAATGTGATCTCTGGAAGTGATTTCAGTTCCAACTTTGAAGGGTCaaagtctcaggggttcttccagtttctatcagaccagtaagtcctgGTCTTagttgtgagtttgaattttgttctacatttctctcccactctgtccatgacTTAATATTGTGGTCCcagtcagaacagttggtagtggtagctggggaccatctagttcttctggtcttgggctagTATATAATGGTTTTTTATAATTTAAGAGGAATTAGGAAATGTTAAAATGTTCACCGTCAGAATGATGCTGTGCGTCTGTCCTTCAAGACTCCATGATTGCTTCATAGCACCCAAATATGGAATTGCCCAGTACCAGTGATATTTGGCAGACAAATGACAAGCCTATACCTTTAACCAGAAGTGCAAGTAAACATTAGATTGTTGTGGACAGTAGATTTAGATGAAGACACAGACATAGATGCCAGAAGGTTGGGACCATAGAGCTGTTTTGAGCAGAAGGTCCTAGACGTTATTAAGGGAGAAGTTTATAGTTCCCTGTTTTGAAATTTAGTGAGAAAATGGCAAGGTAGAAATTCAAATCCAGCTTTTTCCAGAGATTCTTACTTGGAAATATTAGTATCtgattcccccccccccttttttttttaatttagtagaatttatttctgttttggcTATAGAAAATATAACAGCAGCACATAACTCTAGTTCAGCAATTTTTACATGCACAATTTggtgactttgattacattcttcaagttgtacaaccagtttcaccctccttttctgtgttATTCCTCCCCACTTAACGTGACCTCAGCGGGCAGCAGCTCATTTgtgtcatctctctctctctcctttttaattttggtgaaaatatacacagcagaacatgtacccattcatcagtttctacacatacagttcagtgacatgggttacattcttcaggttgtgtcACCATTCTTAGTATCTCTGGATAcattgtttcaccaccattgacTTAGACTATCCCCTAAACTTTTCATCTGTGGTTTAAAGTtattgttgaccatttgatctcatagagataattctttaaaagagtgcagTGCTCGTGGCCAACATTTCTTTATTAATTTAGCTAAACAGTTGTGTAGTTGGAAGATGAATTCAGGGGGGTCTTTTCGGTTCATGGTTTGAAGATTTTCTCAGAGTGATAGATTtggtggttcctccagtctcagtaggtccagaaagtctggattctttaagaattttaagttctgttctacattttcccccatttgatcaggattcatctattgacTCTTtcatcaaaacgttcagtaattgtagctgggtaccatccagttcttctgatcttatGGCTAAGGATGTGTCTTATCTTTTGTGTGTCATATCTCTACCAGTCCAATTCCttgcaccaaaccaaaaccaaacctgttgccaccaaggcTGTTGTGGCTTGTGGTGACCTCaagtgttagagtagaactgagctccatagtgttttgttttgttttttgtactttagatgaaggtttacagaacaaactagcatctcattaaacaatacacatactgttttgtgacattggttaccaaccccacgacacgtcaacactctcccctccttgactttgggttccttcttaccagctttcctgtcctctcctgccttctagtccttgcccctgggctggtgtacccctttagtcttgttttgttttgtgggcgtgtccaatctttggctgaagggtaaacctcagaagtgactccattactgagctaaaacggtatcgggggctgtactctcagggtttttccagtctctttcaggccagtaagtctggtctttttttgtgagctggaattctgttctacatttttctctacctctgtccaggaccctctattgtaatccctgtcagagtagtcactagtggtagctaggcaccttctagttgtgctggactcagtctggtggaggctttggTAGTTGTcatccattggtcctttggactaatctttgccttgtgtctttggttttcttcatcctcccgtGCTCgtgacagggtgagaccagtcacaagcttttaagacccaagatgctactcaccaaagtaggatgtaaaaacatattctttataagctgtgttatgtcaattgagctagatgttccctgagtaAGAGCCTAGTAATTCGGTCCTTCAGGGAGCTGATTCCGCATTTCTGTAGTAGTGCTGCAAAGACATCTTCCTTATTTCTTAGGCCTGGGTGAGGTGCTGGCCTGAGTAGGGCTTTAGTTTATCAACAGTAACAGGGATGTGCCTGAGTCTGCCAAGTCTTTAGTTTGTGTATTGCCTGCAAGACAATTCTGAAGAATGACATAAAAGTAGTAAGTCACTAGTGTGAAACTCTCATTTGAGTCAGTGGAGGTGAATGCGGACTGCCCCTTTTTATAGAAAATCTTGGTTGTGTTTTCCTGGCTGGGTTAATGGTGAGTGTGGTTGTCACTCTTCTTGACTGTGACCCAGAGTTCCTTCTCCTTGAGAATGTGGTGCACCACTTCAAGTACCCTTGCGTGCTGGACCTGAAGATGGGCACCCGGCAGCACGGTGATGATGCATCTGCTGAGAAGGCGGCCCGGCAGATGAGAAAGTGTGAGCAGAGCACGTCTGCTACACTGGGTGTCAGGGTTTGTGGTATGCAGGTGAGTTGCCCCTGGTAAGAGCCTAGGTGCATGTACCTGCCTGCCACCCATGCTGTGTCGTCTTCCCGCACCGGTCCAGAGGCTCCTCTGAAATGATGAGTCCGCCACAGGATTCTGAACATGCCCTTACAGGTGCATTCCCTGAGGCCTCTTGTCCTTACTGGTTGACCTTGATTTGAGTACCAGGCCCTGGCCTCTCCGAGAGCCCTCACTGTGACAGCCTGCTGCCTTGACCTTGGGGCAGCTGGGACCCTTGTCTGTCAGCAAGATGCCCCAGGGCAGCTTTGAGGAGAGTTCCAAAGCCATGGCAGGGAACCTGTAATCCTGGTCTTGGCTTTAACATGGGAAACGCAGGTATAACATGATCTGCCCCACTCCAGGGAGGAGTAGAAAAGCTCAGGCTGGTCAGACGTGTTTTCCAAACAGTGCTCACCCAGGACACCATGGGGTCGTTAGACCTTCTGGCACTCACCCTGTTTCCTGGGGTTTCAGGTGTACCAGCTGGACACAGGGCATTACCTCTGCAGGAACAAATATTATGGCCGCGGGCTCTCCATTGAAGGCTTCCGCAACGCCCTCTACCAGTACCTGCACAATGGCCTGGACCTGCGGCGTGACCTCTTTGAGCCCATCTTGAGCAAACTGCAGGGCCTGAAAGCTGTGCTGGAGCGGCAGGCCTCCTACCGCTTCTACTCTAGCTCCCTGCTGGTCATCTATGACGGCAAGGAGTGCCGGGCTGAGCCCTATGTGGACCGCTGGTCTGAGATGCGTCACAAGCACCTGGACACGGGGCTCTCAGAGGTGGCATCACCCTGTGGCTCCAGCACCAGCCCCAGCAgcaccagccctgaggcaggcCCCTCCTCTCCGCCCAAGGTGGACGTCCGCATGATCGACTTTGCACACAGCACGTTCAAGGGTTTCCGGGATGACCCCACTGTGCATGACGGGCCGGACCGAGGTTATGTGTTTGGCCTGGAGAACCTCATCAGCATCATGGAACAGATGCGGGACGAGAACCAGTAGGCCCAGCTCCGGGCCCCCAGAACCTCTTCCTCTTCACCCACAGGCAGGGACCATCGCTCTGAACTCGCCATGAGGACACACAGACTTTGCTTTTAAAGGGTTATATTTCTCTTTGGTGTAAactaaaagaaatgtttttagCTGTAGCCTGGAATCCATATATATAAAGTGAGGAGGGCAGAACACGTATCCTCCCAGCCAGGCTCCTTAGCTCTACCGCTCTGACTGCTGTGTCCA
The window above is part of the Loxodonta africana isolate mLoxAfr1 chromosome 22, mLoxAfr1.hap2, whole genome shotgun sequence genome. Proteins encoded here:
- the IP6K1 gene encoding inositol hexakisphosphate kinase 1 isoform X2; this encodes MVVPSATGAPSSSQEAKSPKMELHSHSDVPFQMLDGNSGLSSEKISHNPWSLRCHKQQLSRMRSESKDRKLYKFLLLENVVHHFKYPCVLDLKMGTRQHGDDASAEKAARQMRKCEQSTSATLGVRVCGMQVYQLDTGHYLCRNKYYGRGLSIEGFRNALYQYLHNGLDLRRDLFEPILSKLQGLKAVLERQASYRFYSSSLLVIYDGKECRAEPYVDRWSEMRHKHLDTGLSEVASPCGSSTSPSSTSPEAGPSSPPKVDVRMIDFAHSTFKGFRDDPTVHDGPDRGYVFGLENLISIMEQMRDENQ
- the IP6K1 gene encoding inositol hexakisphosphate kinase 1 isoform X4, whose protein sequence is MELHSHSDVPFQMLDGNSGLSSEKISHNPWSLRCHKQQLSRMRSESKDRKLYKFLLLENVVHHFKYPCVLDLKMGTRQHGDDASAEKAARQMRKCEQSTSATLGVRVCGMQVYQLDTGHYLCRNKYYGRGLSIEGFRNALYQYLHNGLDLRRDLFEPILSKLQGLKAVLERQASYRFYSSSLLVIYDGKECRAEPYVDRWSEMRHKHLDTGLSEVASPCGSSTSPSSTSPEAGPSSPPKVDVRMIDFAHSTFKGFRDDPTVHDGPDRGYVFGLENLISIMEQMRDENQ
- the IP6K1 gene encoding inositol hexakisphosphate kinase 1 isoform X1; this translates as MCVCQTMEVGQYGKNTSRAGDRGVLLEPFIHQVGGHSSMMRYDDHTVCKPLISREQRFYESLPPEMKEFTPEYKGVVSVCFEGDSDGYINLVAYPYVESETVEQDDTPEREQPRRKHSRRSLHRSGSGSDHKEEKASLSLETSESSQEAKSPKMELHSHSDVPFQMLDGNSGLSSEKISHNPWSLRCHKQQLSRMRSESKDRKLYKFLLLENVVHHFKYPCVLDLKMGTRQHGDDASAEKAARQMRKCEQSTSATLGVRVCGMQVYQLDTGHYLCRNKYYGRGLSIEGFRNALYQYLHNGLDLRRDLFEPILSKLQGLKAVLERQASYRFYSSSLLVIYDGKECRAEPYVDRWSEMRHKHLDTGLSEVASPCGSSTSPSSTSPEAGPSSPPKVDVRMIDFAHSTFKGFRDDPTVHDGPDRGYVFGLENLISIMEQMRDENQ
- the IP6K1 gene encoding inositol hexakisphosphate kinase 1 isoform X3, producing the protein MKLCSQEAKSPKMELHSHSDVPFQMLDGNSGLSSEKISHNPWSLRCHKQQLSRMRSESKDRKLYKFLLLENVVHHFKYPCVLDLKMGTRQHGDDASAEKAARQMRKCEQSTSATLGVRVCGMQVYQLDTGHYLCRNKYYGRGLSIEGFRNALYQYLHNGLDLRRDLFEPILSKLQGLKAVLERQASYRFYSSSLLVIYDGKECRAEPYVDRWSEMRHKHLDTGLSEVASPCGSSTSPSSTSPEAGPSSPPKVDVRMIDFAHSTFKGFRDDPTVHDGPDRGYVFGLENLISIMEQMRDENQ